A window from Methanococcoides sp. LMO-2 encodes these proteins:
- a CDS encoding DUF1616 domain-containing protein: MSHRDRIPSDIQVVVAVVMLTCIFIVVPALSNTPIRTVLGLPMLLFLPGYSLIAALFPARDDLDGIERFALSIGLSIAVVPLIGLALNYTTWGIRLFPILISVSAFTIIMCIVAVFRRRSLPEDEHFTVPFYKTYLSLKEEISKKPENKLDRILTILLVISIVASIVTLAYVVVTPKEGEKFTEFYILGPGGMAEGYPTDLELGQNGTVIIGVVNHEYVDTDYSIELMLENNSQLTDQESLQIILQHNETWEKEITFTPASAGENMKLQFLLYKDRDMAEPYRDLHLWIDVREI; the protein is encoded by the coding sequence ATGTCACATAGAGATCGTATTCCTTCTGATATCCAGGTTGTCGTTGCAGTTGTTATGCTCACCTGCATATTCATTGTAGTACCTGCTTTGAGCAACACGCCCATAAGAACTGTGCTTGGGCTTCCAATGTTGTTGTTCTTACCGGGGTATTCATTGATAGCAGCACTTTTTCCAGCCAGGGATGATCTGGACGGGATAGAGAGATTTGCACTTAGTATTGGCCTGAGTATTGCGGTAGTTCCACTAATCGGACTTGCACTCAATTACACTACATGGGGGATCAGACTCTTTCCCATATTGATATCAGTTTCAGCCTTTACAATAATAATGTGTATAGTGGCAGTTTTCAGAAGAAGGTCACTTCCGGAGGATGAACATTTCACCGTCCCATTTTACAAGACCTATCTTTCGTTAAAGGAAGAGATCTCAAAGAAACCGGAGAACAAGCTTGACAGGATACTAACGATCCTTCTGGTGATCTCAATAGTAGCATCAATAGTAACTCTTGCCTACGTGGTCGTTACACCAAAGGAAGGGGAAAAGTTCACCGAGTTCTACATCCTGGGACCTGGTGGAATGGCTGAAGGTTATCCAACCGACCTGGAGCTTGGTCAAAACGGTACCGTGATCATTGGGGTTGTAAACCACGAATATGTAGATACGGATTATTCTATAGAGCTAATGCTTGAAAATAATTCGCAACTCACGGATCAGGAATCTCTTCAAATAATACTCCAACATAATGAAACGTGGGAAAAAGAAATTACATTTACACCAGCCTCAGCAGGTGAGAACATGAAACTGCAATTCCTGCTATACAAAGACAGGGACATGGCAGAACCATATAGAGACCTCCATTTATGGATCGACGTAAGGGAGATTTGA
- a CDS encoding CPBP family intramembrane glutamic endopeptidase yields the protein MDNEAEFEDIVVENGFFDKMETLDKIQIDLLVVAIPSVMVIIAEMLLFAGLTKFTIWTHLILLITLTFSTMIFNDRKQQHIIYAFILLSLLRILNLSMPVFFEIPLYSFVFNYIPLTIPIYVLVKDQHLTLSDLGINRNIRYYDLPLILIASIVIASGEFLIIRPDYLIPDLSLLNLLKLAIVMIFYVGLIEELIFRPILQTKLQEIVGKYQGLTLVSIIFAVMHSGYGTPYAIVFAGFAGLILGTIYTLRRNLILVTLTQGCTNVMLFGIMPHMLAPELETSDIIRENGMIIIGSILLIILILSIGYIKLKKEK from the coding sequence ATGGATAATGAGGCTGAATTTGAAGATATTGTTGTAGAAAACGGATTCTTTGATAAAATGGAAACATTAGACAAAATCCAGATTGACCTTCTTGTTGTTGCTATACCTTCTGTAATGGTAATAATTGCAGAAATGTTATTGTTTGCCGGCCTGACAAAGTTCACTATCTGGACACATTTGATCCTGCTGATAACTTTAACTTTTTCTACAATGATATTCAACGACAGAAAACAGCAGCACATAATCTATGCATTCATTCTATTGTCCCTGTTAAGGATACTCAATCTATCAATGCCGGTTTTCTTTGAGATACCACTTTATTCCTTTGTATTCAACTATATACCATTAACAATTCCAATATATGTTCTTGTTAAGGATCAGCATCTTACACTATCAGACCTTGGAATTAACAGGAATATAAGATACTATGATCTTCCGCTTATCCTTATAGCAAGCATTGTGATAGCCTCAGGCGAATTCCTTATAATCAGACCAGATTACCTCATTCCTGACCTGTCATTACTGAATTTATTAAAGTTAGCTATTGTAATGATATTTTATGTCGGATTGATAGAAGAACTGATATTCAGACCAATACTGCAAACGAAGCTTCAAGAAATAGTAGGCAAATACCAGGGATTGACCCTTGTATCCATAATTTTTGCAGTTATGCATTCCGGATATGGCACACCATATGCAATCGTCTTTGCCGGTTTTGCAGGTCTTATACTCGGCACTATATACACACTAAGAAGAAATCTAATACTTGTGACCCTGACACAGGGATGCACAAACGTAATGCTTTTTGGAATAATGCCTCATATGTTAGCTCCCGAATTGGAGACATCAGATATTATTAGAGAAAATGGCATGATCATAATCGGATCAATATTGTTGATAATATTGATACTTTCAATTGGCTACATTAAATTAAAAAAGGAAAAATAA